The proteins below are encoded in one region of Deinococcus fonticola:
- a CDS encoding DUF742 domain-containing protein yields the protein MTYAVTPTAAQGYPLTIDCPWCRRILPLCNGQRTVSEIAAALSLPAQVVLKLLQGAAGKGWLELPGEATRSTPAPRKHEQYRALQGELSILLGEEGRQLLDDALRMTRLSPAQLTGPHVADVLIALELLLTREQAERFGPQLDLLRETYAG from the coding sequence ATGACCTACGCCGTGACTCCCACCGCAGCCCAAGGCTACCCCCTCACCATCGACTGTCCCTGGTGCAGGCGCATCCTGCCGCTGTGCAACGGTCAACGTACCGTCAGCGAAATTGCGGCCGCTCTTTCACTGCCTGCCCAGGTGGTGCTGAAACTCTTGCAAGGGGCCGCCGGCAAAGGCTGGCTGGAATTGCCCGGCGAGGCGACACGCTCTACGCCCGCGCCCCGCAAGCATGAACAGTACCGCGCCCTGCAAGGCGAACTGAGCATCCTGCTGGGCGAGGAAGGCCGTCAGCTGCTGGACGATGCCCTGCGCATGACGCGCCTGTCCCCGGCCCAGCTGACAGGGCCGCATGTCGCCGATGTCCTGATTGCGCTGGAACTCCTGCTGACCCGCGAACAGGCCGAGCGTTTCGGCCCGCAACTCGACCTGCTGCGCGAGACGTACGCCGGTTGA